TTATATCATTTTGTTGCACCAGTGAAAGCTATTCCAGGGAGTACTATCAAATTTGTTTTCTTACTTTATGAATTCTACTTTGTATTTTGACATTTTCTATAATGCAAAAGGTAAATATTGTTTATCCTACTTTTCTTATATTACTATATTTGCTTCATGTTGCCTTTTCCACTGTGATTGTGAAGGTCATTACGTTGGATTGCTAATATTAAAGTGTATAATATACTAGGAAGAGGTTGGtaactatttttttcttgaagatatatGTTTGGTTAGTAATAAGCTTACTTAGGGGATCATGAACAATGAGACGTAGATTAATGAATAGAAaacgaagaaaagaaaaaataatgaaatgaagttttggaagaatATGATCAACGGAAATGCAATTCAGATGCATGCAAGTCCACAGCTTCTGCTGCAACTttaaaagtgaagaaaagaattatgaaagaatttttttttttttttttttttttgccgaaattaaagaaaacaattgaaaaaaaaaaggtgtgtaATTTAATGGACCGATGCCACAACTGCTGTTGCTACttatttcttttgcttttttctGTCCCGCTTTTAGTTTATTTACTTTCATTTCACGTTTTCTTTTATATGAATATAAAGAAGTTACAGAAAAACAAAATCtaatgaatgaaaataattgAATATCTATACACATGCATTTAATAGACATTAtataaagaaaatcatgtattaAAAATTACTACGCACAAACACACGTCTTTGAAAGTGAAAATGATCCTTTTAAAGTTtatctctttcatttcattcaattaaaatttgataatgAAAAATGCAGTTCATCTAAGCcttaattataataaaaatcatatattttgataatttttcacacattcaattaatttttgtatgtatatatgtgaacaaatttttaattttacctaactcaaattatttttaataacagCACAAAGCGCGGGCTAATTCACTAGTTTAGAAAAAACTGATGGAATATACAGTAAAATTGggacaaatttaattttgaagAATTGACCAGACGTGATAAAGGGGCAAGTGCATAAATAGCCGATTGTGGGACCGTCATTTAAACCATACTTGAAGTGGGTAAAAATTTACAAGTTTAGCCTCTTCGAAACGTAACCAACTTCAAACATATGGTGTTTAAACTCTGATGTGTCGCTTCGGAACCaactttatatatacataccgtgtCTGAAAACCTAACTTTAGAAAAAATGTCTTAAGTTCGGCATTTGCTTGTGCAAGCAAACTTCAAGTCCCAAACTTCAGAGAAAATATTTAAAGTTTGGCATGGTAGTCCCAAACTTTATATATACTTTTTGTTTGAAGTTTGACTTGACAATCCCAAACTTTAAACAAAAATGCCTGAAATTCTGCTTGGTCATTGCATTTTTTTGCAATTCACTCATGATACCTCATTACATTCACGGTACCTCATCCATTTCACCCATATATTTAGTTCATTCATTTTCAATCCATGACTATTTTATTCATCCATTTCATTTCACCAATTATAatacttcatttcatttcacccACCTCAATTTACAATTCAAATACCCGAAACAACTAACATGAAGACTCACTTAATTTAAGTTCACTCTTTATATTCAAAACTCCCTAGGAGGTACGCTATGCTGTATTGAGTAGAATAGTGGATGCTGATACAAAGGAAAGAGCAGCAGTCTGAGTTTGACTTGCTAGATTTGTAATGTTTTACTTGGTAATGACTAAAGATCTTAAGTTGCCctagaaaaacaaaatatatgatCCACTCCTTCAAATCATTATACTTCAATTGCTATATGAATTCGGAAAACATTATTGTACAACAACTAAGAAGGAGGAAGAGGAGTGTTATATTCACCAAAATGTCTAATGTTTGCCAATATTGGGTATAGGTTAAATAATTTGGTACATGTTAAATAgtggtgtccaaatagggcatACTGTAAATAATTCCTATGATAAAGGTGGTTAAGGTAGCCCATGAAAATATGATATATTCAGCCTGCCCAGTATTGACGAGTTAATGACCAATTCTTTATTAACTGAGTTCATTTGAcccatttttttgcgcggattgcccttcttttggggtggtctttaaattttgcccctcatatttgtggtctttaaattttacccctcatatttgtgacctttaagttttgcccttcgcttggaaaggtgggcgaatacctgaggttctgggttcgaacccccgctcaagcataaaataaataaaaaaattcgcaaggcagggCTAGGATCCGACATACACTTCTTAaggaataactaaagttataccggtcccggcatacttatgccttatggggcagacttttagttatgccccACAgggcagaacttttccttaaggcatagtttagttatgccttatggggcagacttttagttaaggcataaccaaaagtatgccccataaggcaagaacttttccttaaggcatagattttgccttataaggcaaacttttagttatgccttaaggaaaagttccgccttatggggtatacttttagttatgtcttatgggcacacttttagttaaggcataactaaaagtttatcttgaaaagtatatatatatatatatatatatatatatatatatatatatatatatatatatatatgcctcaaggcaaagtccttggagggggcatagcgaaattcaaactctgtcttgcgatttttaaaaaaaaatttaactgagtgggggttcgaacctggaacccatgggttttagccgaagggtaaaatttaaagaccacaaatatgaggggcaaaatttaaagaccaccccaaaagaagggcaattctgcgaattgcccggaACTGCCCAATTCATGTCATCTAAAAATTGGGCTGATCTGTGCTTAAATTAACCATGAAAAacttttgtttgatatgttacaTGTGACCATAAtaaggaaaacaagttttttgccaaaaaaaaaaaaaaaattgtttaaattaaACAACTTATtaagtagaaaataaaaaaaaatgataacagTTGGGACTGATTGGTTAATGATCCATTATTTAGTCCATCTTGACCCAACTCATCTCATCCTAAGTAATCTTTGAGCGAGTTAGAGATCTTTATTAATGCAGTCCATTTTGATTCGTTTAAATTCAGCCCAACTTGCCCATTTGGCTTTCTACTGATGTCCATAAAGCCAATAAAGCAAGTGAATGAAAAATCAGAAGAAATAATGATAAAAGAAATGGATGttgcttgttttgttttttttcttttcaatttagATCGGCTGTAAATTGTAATTGACCTCGAATGGGAGCAGAACATAATTTGCAAGAGTAATGTACAATTTAAACACAGTGTGGAGCTAGTAATGAaatttttctataaaaaattaagggggattattttcataatttatgattttaaaaatGGTACAAATCATATACTCAATTAGATTTTCATGATTAATTTGTGATTCATGAATGATACAGACATTGCTTTGAGTTTAGCAGTTGATCAGTTAAAAGATTCGAAACTGTTGTTAGCAAGATGTGTCCAAGAAAATTTGAGCAacccaaacccccccccccccacccccacggTTTTACCATTTGAGCTAAGCTTTTGGTTTGTGTCAAGGGGATTCAACAtctaatatatgtacataaaataaaattttgacacTATATAAAGTGTAATTTTTCGACGAAAGGTGAATCCTTTTACTTTTACCTAGATTCGCCCATACGTACAGAGTAGCGGCTAACATTATTGGTGAAAATAGTTGATGACAGAGGTGTGTTGGGTAGCAGAGGTGTGGTGGTTGTCTGGTAGTGGTAATTTAGTGGAGGTTGATAATGGAAGTGGTTGGTAGTTATGTCTAGCTAGTGGCAGAGGCGTATCTAGCATTATAGGTAGGGGTAATTGAACACCTAAGTTTCAACACggaagtataaatttatataagaaaatattataattGTAATAAGTAGTAGATATGAGcccataatttaaaaaatatattaattcaatgctaaaaaatttAAGATTGAACTCATAGAGTTTAAATTCTGATTTCGCCTCAGGCAGTAGTTCGTCGTGGGAGTTAACAGTAGTGGTGGTTATATTGTTGTCGGAGGTCAATTGGTTGTTATGGTTGTGCAGTAGTAATTGATAGAGTAGTGGTAAAAGATCATTTTTACAGAGATATTTAAGTGAACAACCTTTTAGTAATTTTAAGATATTTTACAATTCAAATCTATTAAGAGTAAATATAAACGGGGCCTTACAGGCTTAGGATTAACGTTATGCCACTAGCATGCCAAAAAACCATACAGGTGGCAATTTTCAATATTTATTTATCTTACTAGTTGCCTGAAGTCCGTGCTAAGTCcggatccaaactcaagctgcaaattttaaaaaatataacttatATTACATTTTTCTATTGCATAACTAGTTTAATCTCTTGGCACGTGTATCACTATTTTGTTTGTAAGTctttataattattaaagttttttACTCACATAATTGAATAATTTATAAAGAACAAATTGTTTATGAGGAAGGAAGTGTGGAAGGAGACTTAGCAAATAAAAAAGAACACAAGATTCGATATTCAATAAAGAGACAAAACTTAAGAGGTTTAAAACAAATAGTGGGTGAgttcggtatgaaggaaaacCTTTTCAGAAAACGTTTTCTCTACTTTTTCATTATTAACTAGTCacaaattttgataaaaaaattttgcaggaaaataagtttcttaaaaatgaagaaaataactTCTCTAATGAAAATAGGAAAATCAgcaattaaaatttttttacgCACGAACGGCTCAACCCTTGTTTTTGATGAAAAGGACATAGGAAGAAGTACaagtttgtcttactttcctttttaatccgtttaaaaaataatgtatcttttcttttttagaaactctttaatttcaactttccatatgGTATGTTTAAGATCACCAAATTAaatgacattttagtacattttaCATATGTTTAGCTAACAATCACAAGATTAAAAAGTCTTATTTATCTATCGAATGGGTAGGGTAGGCCGGCAGGGTGCACCTGGactttataagaaaaaatatctcAATCTTTATATTGGTGGTAAGAACTAAAATTTCTACTTTGTCCgtgttttttctaaaataatatGTTCCCGCGCAAATAACGTTGATGCCAATAATTGTATGCTGCATAAAAGGCACCATCGTTATCTCTCGTCAGTGGACTCGTACAATAATTTTCTGAAATTAAGAAGaataaaaatagttttgtttGGGAATCTGTCCGACAAATTGCGCAAAGGACAATTTACTTTAGCTAGGAAAATGATTGATTATAACATGCAAATTAAAGCACAATTTGTCCtgttttcaaaattataatctCATTTTTTATGACCAAAGACTTACATTGTAGATATTCATTGAATAATCtggtagtaaaaaaaaaaatttacacaaacagtgtatataacttaaaacttGTATATATTATAACTTGTCCACAGAgacaaattaaaatagaagaaCCAATAATAAGTAATCCATGTTTTTTCGACTATATATTGAAATATAAATTGGAAGAATAAtgtgaaaataattaaaatacgGGCGAGCAGTTTAGCCGCCACTAGGCCCACTAGTGTCTAATATAAAACTTGATGGATGATACAGTAAAATTAgtacaatttcttttcttctaatgTGCCAATCATAAAGCCAATACAGCAAAAGCACTAAAAAGAAAACCAAAGGaaaaaagggaaatgaaaaaaCAGAGGAAATAATGGGAAAAGATCTACTGAGACTAGTGAGAATTCCAACAAAattttgtgccaagtcaaatggtgtcatataaattgggacggaggagtACTACAACAagagtttaacttatatatatcgATAGTACGAAAAAGTTGCATATTATTATATCATTTTTATTCATTGCAACTGTAACTTGTATtattttcaagttgaaattcACTTCTTATAATCATCTAGGACCAGCTCGATAAAATTGGTGACCTAAAACTAAATTTTATCTAAGAggctttaattatttttacaaaaaacttttatatgtatttgttaTTTGAGATGAAAAGttgttaattatattttattataatgaatttgtttcctaataattcattttcaaatgacaatataatcagtttatttattttttcgtgAGACATTATCGATTaaaatttatcaattttaagtttgaaaattttcttttataagaaaatattttttccttaaagaagtactccctctgtttcaatttatatgaacctatttcttttttagtccgtgccaatgaatgacatctttcctaatttggaaacaaattcactttataaagtgatttacagccacacaaatattcaagatttattttgaaccacaagtttcaaaagtcttcactctttcttaaatgtagTGTCCAGttaaatgggttcacataaattgaaacggatggagtatttaATATTTGTGATGTGAAAATTAACGCATAGAAATATAGAATCTGCTATTTATAATAATGGGCCCTCAAAAATTTGGAGGCCTAACGCATCAGCTTCATTTGCTTGGCcttttagagcccgtttggattggcttacaACTTATAAAAGTTCGTTTTCGaactttttttgagtgtttggtctACTtggcttaaagtcattttgtcttaaaataagctcaaaaaaataattagacccatttaacttagtttatttaaagcagcttataagtgaaaatgtttttataagccaaaaaaaaaaaataagttggactaccccaacttatttttcaatttataagCCGCAAAAActttaagctataagccaatccaaacgggcttttagccaaaaaataaaataataacataaaattctttacactatcaaaatatataacttaattaaaCTCTAATAggaataaaaataacaaaagtgaGAGGACCATACAGGTGAAACAAAAGTCttatttattgaataaaaatatACATGTCTCATTAGAACCTCAAAGGTCATCTTGACTAAATTAAACCGACAAAAGAAATACTAATGTGCATTATCTTTAATAAAAATGACATGAATTTTCGGAAACAAGTTGAAAATACTCATCATAGACACCCTCCAATAGCATGTGGCTTTCACTATTGATCTCTGTGCATTGATTAAGTGGAACAAGGCAACTATCATTAAGTAGTAATTCATCAATCACTTGAAGCTTCTCATAAATTTCATCTTGGTTTTGATCTTCAATATTTTGAGAAGAACAATGGACATTGCAAGAAACTAATTCTTTTTCAACAGCTACTTCACTATTTGAGGCAACACTACTTGTTCCATCTTGACTGTTAGAAGAACCTGAAAAAAGAACCATGTGCTCAGCAAAAGGTGTTATCCGACAACACTTCGTAAtagattatttttatttacatgCGTAAATAATGTCTTTAGTggcattttaaaatatattttttcgttatattgatatgagaagaaTCGCGACTTATAGTACTTTAGGTATAATTTATGAATATCTTAATtgcatttttaaaatattaaattaatctaattcgATTTAGCTCTAAAATCAGTCAGATTGACTCTCGGAAAATGAAACATGACAACTAATATGAAACAGAGGGAGGTTTACAACCAACACAGTCCCAGAACCAATCATGCGCACTTACAAGATAAATTGTGATTATCAGCCCATACTGCTTGCGCAAAATCCTGTGTACGACACTGCTCCTCTGTCTTTATGGCTACTTGATCTTTGTCTTcaatttcacaattttcttcaattttccccTTCTTCtgcctcctcttcttcttttcctcgTTACTTTTTTTATTAATCTGGGAAGAGTCATTTGATTTCTCCTTTGTTCTTCTTCTAGTGTGTTTACCCACATATTTGTGTCTTGGCTCATTTCCTTGAGCTTTGAGTTTCTTGAGAAGACGTGTGTTCCAATAATTCTTGATGTCATTGTCTGTTCGACCAGGTACTCTTCCAGCAATGAGGGACCAACGACTACCCAGAAGAGTATAGAGTCTAACAATAAGATCATCTTCTTCAGGTGTAAAAGTCCCTCTATTGAGTCCTGGCTTAAGATAATTCACCCATCTTAATCTACAACTCTTGCCACATCTTAGCAGCCctaaaataaccaaaaaaaaaaaaacatttaattaACCATTGAGTTTAAGTTATTTGTATTGAAAGAATAAATTTTTACACCATTCCATTAAGTGACTTGTCACCCATTGTGGGGCCCCATTAATAAAGATTGGGGAAGTTACACATTTGGCCAGTCGATCAAATATAATTACAATCGCtagccaaatatatataaaaaaaatacactattattatatatcaaaaatatatattaaacattaatatacaaaaatatactatAGTTATTGACTATTATTTTGGTGGGTgactatttatgtcaatttctcATACAGGTTTGCTATGCGTAAAGCCCAATGAATTGAAGAGGTAGTCTTTCTTCCGCAAAAAGTCATTTTTAAAGTTCGTATCTGAGACCTCTAAATAAGGAGGAAGGTTTctatttaatatttgaaaaggaaaaaaaagaatttggcTCCTAGTTTATATCAAGTTTAATTTAAATTAGATATGACTTGATCTCCAACCAATATTTTAGCACTGGACATATTTCGAGTTCATTAACAGTCAAATCTAGGAGAAGTTGACTTGTGATCAATCAATTAACCACGTATTCTGGACCTTAACAAAGATCCCTGGAAGAAGACAAAAACAAAATTGTAGTAtagcttaattttcttttccaatgtaccaacaaaagaaaatagtaTAATTTCTCTTCTCATTTCTCATTTGTATATACAAAGAGCGGGGATTTCAACCACGTGCAGGTTCAACAGTACTCTGGGTCAAATCATAtacgtatgtgtgtgtgaaCGAGCAAAAAACAAGTATAAATACTATCTAAAATCCATATTTTAGAAGCTATTTTTTCAACTCGAAATCCACAATGTCTAAATTTTGATCCTCAGTTATATGCAAAACCAGAGGTTGACAGAGAAGGGGATCGGAGTAGAAGGGGAAGGTAATGAATTAGTACTCATTACTAAAACTCGCGTTTTTCTGATGGACGTTTCCATCAGGAAAACACGATTCTTCCAGAAATCCATCAGAAAAATGAATGTTTCTACTAGTGAGTACTCTTCTAATTATAACTAGAATCAAAGAAAAAGTGATTACCAGCTTTCTTAGGAAGAGATCTCCAACCAGTACCTTCACCACGTTCCTTCATGTATTCAGTAAGCAACATATCTTCTTTTACTGTCCATGCACCTTTCTTTAGACCTTCTTTAGAACAACATAGTTTTCTTCCCATTTCACCTTATTCACCAAATGAAATTTGATTCCACAGACAATGAGGGATTAATCTGGTGTTATGTTAGAGCTAAATTTCAGAGACAATAAGGGGATTTTTTTATAATGGTAAAGCACAAGTCAGGGACAACCTTAAATAATCCAAGCTCCTTTTGAAAAGTGTGTCTGTATATATAGTAATGTATTTAAGGACAATGAAGAAGCTACTAGATCTAGAAGtcattaacatttttttttatttcccgTGTCCGGTACCCGTATTGGAACCCGAC
This portion of the Lycium ferocissimum isolate CSIRO_LF1 chromosome 1, AGI_CSIRO_Lferr_CH_V1, whole genome shotgun sequence genome encodes:
- the LOC132030704 gene encoding myb-related protein 308-like, with the protein product MGRKLCCSKEGLKKGAWTVKEDMLLTEYMKERGEGTGWRSLPKKAGLLRCGKSCRLRWVNYLKPGLNRGTFTPEEDDLIVRLYTLLGSRWSLIAGRVPGRTDNDIKNYWNTRLLKKLKAQGNEPRHKYVGKHTRRRTKEKSNDSSQINKKSNEEKKKRRQKKGKIEENCEIEDKDQVAIKTEEQCRTQDFAQAVWADNHNLSCSSNSQDGTSSVASNSEVAVEKELVSCNVHCSSQNIEDQNQDEIYEKLQVIDELLLNDSCLVPLNQCTEINSESHMLLEGVYDEYFQLVSENSCHFY